The Corynebacterium simulans genome contains a region encoding:
- a CDS encoding TetR family transcriptional regulator yields the protein MQLDRDRILSTALELLNSYGLADVTMRRVSTALGVAPGALYWHVANKQALIAAMAEKILAPVSGTSPLNVAKSLHSALLSWRDGAEVASAGLAYPDSGTWEVLTEKIAASFKSVEGHCALEAEVQAASLAIAHLVLGATQMEQSRQQLAESAKATASADAADKSPVDHRPDIHRGVEIIVNGLRNPLAGTEN from the coding sequence GTGCAATTAGACCGAGACCGTATTCTTTCGACTGCCCTCGAGCTCTTAAATTCCTACGGGCTCGCGGACGTTACGATGCGCAGAGTCTCCACCGCACTCGGCGTAGCGCCCGGCGCGCTGTACTGGCACGTCGCCAACAAGCAAGCGCTCATCGCCGCCATGGCCGAGAAAATCCTGGCGCCTGTTTCCGGCACGAGCCCGCTAAACGTCGCAAAGAGCCTGCACTCTGCCCTACTCAGCTGGCGCGATGGCGCAGAGGTTGCCAGCGCGGGCCTCGCCTACCCTGATTCCGGGACTTGGGAAGTACTCACCGAAAAGATCGCCGCCTCATTTAAGTCAGTCGAAGGCCACTGCGCCTTGGAAGCCGAGGTTCAGGCGGCGTCGCTAGCCATCGCGCACCTAGTCTTGGGCGCTACCCAGATGGAACAATCGCGCCAGCAGTTGGCAGAGTCAGCTAAGGCCACAGCCTCTGCAGACGCCGCGGATAAATCCCCCGTAGACCACCGCCCAGATATCCACCGCGGCGTCGAGATCATCGTAAACGGCCTGCGCAACCCGCTCGCGGGCACGGAAAATTAA